One window of the Prionailurus bengalensis isolate Pbe53 chromosome E1, Fcat_Pben_1.1_paternal_pri, whole genome shotgun sequence genome contains the following:
- the TMEM132E gene encoding transmembrane protein 132E: protein MAPRMSGRGGAALLCLSALLAHASGRSHPASPSPPGPQAGPVLPVSYRLSRTRLAFFLRDARPSPPAVANGSLQRSEPFVVFQTKELPVLNVSLGPFSTSQVVARELLQPSSTLDIPERLTVNWKVRAFIVRARVPASQPEAQVLFYVAGRDWDDFGVTERLPCVCLHAFRDAREVKSSCRLSGGLATCLVRAELPLAWFGPPAPAAPSAARRKSPDGLEPEAAGESQQAELYYTLHAPDASGGCGGARRGAGPGAGARAESPTQHPLLRIGSISLFRPPPRRTLQEHRLDSNLMIRLPDRPLKPGEVLSVLLYLAPNSSSPSSPSVEHFTLRVKAKKGVTLLGTKSRSGQWHVTSELLTGAKHSTATVDVAWAQGTPLPPWEGQGPLEILQLDFEMENFTSQSVKRRIMWHIDYRGRSPLPDLERAVTELTVIQRDVQAILPLAMDTEIINTAILTGRTVAIPVKVIAIEVTGLVLDVSALVECESDNEDIIKVSSSCDYVFVSGKESRGSMNARVTFRYDILNAPLEMTVWVPKLPLHIELSDARLSQVKGWRVPILPDRRSARESEDEDEEEEERRQSASRGCTLQYQHATLQVFTQFHTTSSEGTDQVVTMLGPDWLVEVTDLVSDFMRVGDPRVARMVDSSTLAGLEPGTTPFKVVSPLTESVLGETLLTVTEEKVSITQLQAQVVASLALSLRPSPGSSHTILATTAAQQTLSFLKQEALLSLWLSYSDGTTAPLSLYSPRDYGLLVNSLDERVATVTQDRAFPLVVAQAEGAGELLRAELTISESCQKTKRKSVLATTPVGLRVHFGRDEEDPTYDYPGPSQPGPGGGEDEARGAGPPGTALPPAEAPGPGTASPAVPPTEDFLPLPTGFLQMPRGLTDLEIGMYALLGVFCLAILVFLINCIVFVLRYRHKRIPPEGQTSMDHSHHWVFLGNGQPLRGQAELSPPAGNPLETVPACCHGDHHSSGSSQTSVQSQVHGRGDGSSGGSARDQAEDPASSPTSKRKRVKFTTFATLPTEELAYDSVPAGEEDEEDEEDLGWGCPDVAGTTRPTAPPDLHNYMRRIKDMA from the exons cctccGGCCGCTCGCACCCGGCCAGCCCCAGCCCACCCGGCCCGCAGGCCGGCCCGGTGCTGCCGGTCAGCTACCGCCTGTCGCGGACGCGGCTGGCCTTCTTCCTGCGGGACGCGCGGCCCTCGCCGCCTGCGGTAGCCAACGGCTCCCTGCAGCGCTCCGAGCCCTTCGTGGTGTTCCAGACCAAGGAGCTGCCCGTCCTCAACGTCTCCCTGGGGCCCTTCAGCACCAGCCAGGTGGTGGCCCGGGAGCTGCTGCAGCCGTCCAGCACCCTGGACATCCCCGAGCGCCTGACGGTCAACTGGAAGGTGCGGGCCTTCATCGTCCGCGCCCGCGTGCCGGCCTCGCAGCCCGAGGCCCAGGTGCTGTTCTACGTGGCCGGCCGCGACTGGGACGACTTCGGCGTCACCGAGCGGCTGCCGTGCGTCTGCCTGCACGCCTTCAGGGACGCGCGGGAGGTCAAGAGCTCCTGCCGCCTCAGCGGGGGCCTGGCCACCTGCCTGGTGCGGGCGGAGCTGCCCCTGGCCTGGTTcgggcccccagcccccgccgCACCGTCCGCCGCCCGCCGCAAGTCCCCGGATGGGCTGGAACCCGAGGCGGCCGGGGAGAGTCAGCAGGCTGAGCTCTACTACACCCTCCACGCCCCGGACGCGTCTGGGGGCTGCGGGGGCGCCCGTCGGGGGGCCGGGCCTGGGGCAGGCGCCCGCGCAGAGagccccacccagcaccccctgcTGCGCATCGGGAGCATCAGCCTGTTCCGCCCGCCCCCCAGGAGGACCCTGCAGGAGCACAGGCTGGACAGCAACCTGATGATCCGCCTGCCTGATCGGCCCCTCAAGCCTGGCGAGGTGCTCAGCGTCCTCCTCTACCTGGCCCCCaactcctcctctccctccagccccagcgTGGAGCATTTCACACTCAG GGTGAAGGCCAAGAAGGGTGTGACCCTTCTGGGCACCAAGTCACGGAGTGGTCAGTGGCATGTGACCTCGGAGCTGCTGACTGGGGCAAAGCACTCAACAGCCACTGTGGATGTGGCCTGGGCGCAGGGCACACCCCTGCCCCCCTG GGAaggccaggggcccctggagaTCCTGCAGCTGGACTTTGAGATGGAGAACTTTACCAGCCAGTCGGTCAAGAGGAGGATCATGTGGCACATTGACTACCGCGGCCGCAGCCCCCTGCCTGACCTGGAGCGGGCGGTCACCGAGTTGACAGTCATCCAGCGGGATGTACAAGCCATCCTGCCCCTAGCCATG GACACAGAGATCATCAACACGGCTATCCTGACAGGCAGGACGGTGGCCATCCCTGTCAAGGTCATCGCCATCGAGGTGACTGGACTTGTCCTAGATGTCTCTGCCCTGGTGGAATGCGAGTCTGACAATGAGGACATCATCAAG gtaTCCAGCAGCTGTGACTACGTGTTTGTGAGTGGAAAGGAGTCTCGCGGGTCCATGAATGCCAGGGTCACCTTCCGCTATGACATCCTCAACGCCCCCCTGGAAATGACAGTCTGGGTCCCCAAGCTGCCCCTGCACATCGAACTCTCGGACGCACGCCTCAGCCAAGTGAAGGGCTGGAGGGTACCTATCCTCCCCGACCGGAG gtCGGCCCGGGAGAGCGAGGACGAAGACGAGGAGGAAGAGGAGCGTAGGCAGAGCGCCAGCCGCGGCTGCACCCTGCAGTACCAGCACGCCACTCTGCAGGTGTTCACCCAGTTCCACACGACATCGTCCGAGGGCACCGACCAGGTGGTCACCATGCTGGGCCCGGACTGGCTGGTGGAGGTCACCGACCTGGTCAGCGACTTTATGCGGGTGGGCGACCCCCGCGTGGCACGCATGGTGGACAGCAGCACGCTGGCGGGCCTGGAGCCAGGCACCACACCTTTCAAG GTGGTGTCCCCGCTGACGGAGTCTGTGCTTGGGGAGACGCTGCTAACAGTGACGGAGGAGAAGGTCAGCATCACACAGCTGCAGGCCCAGGTGGTGGCCAGCCTCGCCCTCTCCCTGCGGCCCAGCCCGGGGAGCAGCCACACCATCCTGGCCACCACGGCCGCCCAGCAGACCCTCAGCTTCCTCAAGCAG gaagccctcctgagCCTCTGGCTCTCCTACAGCGATGGCACCACAGCCCCACTCTCCCTGTACAGCCCCCGGGACTACGGGCTGCTGGTGAACAGCCTGGATGAGCGGGTGGCCACGGTGACCCAGGACCGGGCCTTCCCGCTGGTGGTGGCCCAGGCCGAGGGGGCAGGGGAACTGCTTCGTGCAGAGCTCACCATCTCTGAGAGCTGCCAGAAAACCAAGCGCAAGAGTGTGCTGGCCACAACCCCAGTGGGCCTGCGGGTGCACTTTGGGCGGGACGAGGAGGACCCCACGTACGACTACCCAGGGCCCAGCCAGCCGGGCCCCGGCGGGGGCGAGGACGAGGCCCGGGGAGCCGGCCCACCGGGCACCGCGCTGCCCCCAGCCGAGGCCCCGGGCCCGGGCACGGCCAGCCCCGCGGTGCCGCCCACAGAAGACTTCCTGCCGCTGCCCACCGGCTTCCTGCAGATGCCGCGCGGGCTCACGGACCTGGAGATCGGCATGTACGCGCTGCTGGGCGTCTTCTGCCTCGCCATCCTCGTCTTCCTCATCAACTGCATCGTCTTCGTGCTGCGCTACCGGCACAAGCGCATCCCGCCCGAGGGCCAGACCAGCATGGACCACTCTCACCACTGGGTGTTCCTGGGCAACGGGCAGCCGCTGCGGGGGCAGGCGGAGCTGTCGCCGCCCGCGGGCAACCCGCTGGAGACCGTGCCCGCCTGCTGCCACGGCGACCACCACAGCAGCGGCAGCTCACAGACCAGCGTGCAGAGCCAGGTGCACGGGCGGGGCGACGGCTCGTCGGGCGGCTCGGCCCGGGACCAGGCCGAGGACCCCGCCAGCTCGCCCACCTCCAAGCGCAAGCGGGTCAAGTTCACCACCTTCGCCACGCTGCCCACGGAGGAGCTGGCCTATGACTCGGTGCCCGCCGGCGAAGAGGACGAAGAGGACGAAGAGGACCTGGGTTGGGGCTGCCCGGATGTGGCAGGCACCACGCGGCCCACCGCGCCCCCAGACCTGCACAATTACATGCGCAGAATCAAAGATATGGCGTAG